A stretch of Endozoicomonas sp. SCSIO W0465 DNA encodes these proteins:
- a CDS encoding HNH endonuclease, which yields MPDRIARPCRVRSCRHRTTLDHGYCEQHSDRQRVRPSDTSGGWRNGRQGSSSQRGYGHQWTRLRSQVLRRDGWLCRVCHQAGQFTRATCVDHIRPKSRGGDDALSNLQSLCDTCHRLKTQAESNDRPCCGQLAAALAAQGIQP from the coding sequence ATGCCTGACCGAATCGCCCGACCCTGCCGTGTCAGAAGCTGCCGCCACCGAACCACGCTGGACCATGGCTATTGTGAGCAGCACAGTGACCGGCAACGGGTTCGCCCATCCGACACATCCGGCGGCTGGCGCAACGGACGACAGGGCAGCAGTAGCCAGCGCGGCTATGGCCATCAGTGGACAAGGCTGCGGTCACAGGTCCTGCGCCGCGATGGCTGGCTATGCCGGGTTTGCCATCAGGCAGGTCAATTCACCAGGGCAACCTGTGTTGACCATATCAGGCCAAAGTCACGGGGCGGTGACGATGCCCTGAGCAACCTGCAAAGCCTCTGCGACACCTGCCACCGCCTGAAGACGCAGGCTGAATCCAACGACCGGCCCTGTTGTGGCCAGCTGGCTGCAGCCCTTGCCGCGCAAGGCATCCAGCCTTGA
- a CDS encoding IS66 family transposase: MIPELPATMSAEILLKENAELRMRVACLEERCRELEEKVGKNSQNSSKPPSSDGYQKPCKNSNSPDHSDDLSADKGTDPSDEKPNPKSLRQSSGNKAGGKKGHQGTCLKQVDIPDYIEYLPVKECNKCQASLLDSEPVKYIERQVFEPGRPGEFEVTAHRAEVKICTCGCRNQAEFPEGVTAAAQYGSATQAMAVYLNQYHFLPFKRVSEYFNTLYKMSVSAGTVANFVARTYENLASTEEVIRDALRESSVAGADETGMRAEGSLHWLHVMRDEQWTLYYLSEKRGREAMDTMGILLTFAGVLVHDHWKSYFAYAATHVLCNAHHLRELLGVVDRDSNQLALRLMKLLRLSWHYCKGFKTIGMLQMPSVVCERIEKIYDRLLQRALMKEVVYMEKQREELKRKKVKNTKAYNLFKRLTEFKAETLRFMSDFTIPFDNNGSERDVRMAKLKQKISGCFRSADGGSMFARIRSYLSSARKQGMDIYQSLHRAVRNYCNMPLLSAE; encoded by the coding sequence ATGATTCCAGAACTACCCGCAACTATGTCGGCTGAGATTCTCTTGAAAGAGAATGCAGAGCTGCGGATGAGAGTTGCCTGTCTGGAAGAGCGATGTCGAGAATTGGAAGAAAAGGTTGGCAAGAACAGTCAAAACAGCAGCAAGCCGCCATCGTCTGATGGTTATCAAAAACCTTGTAAAAACAGTAATTCTCCAGATCATTCTGACGACCTTTCCGCAGATAAAGGTACCGATCCATCGGATGAAAAACCCAATCCTAAAAGTCTGAGACAGTCTTCTGGTAATAAAGCCGGTGGAAAGAAAGGGCATCAGGGCACTTGTCTTAAACAGGTCGATATCCCTGACTATATTGAGTACCTTCCGGTTAAAGAATGCAATAAATGTCAGGCGTCTCTTCTTGATAGTGAGCCGGTCAAATATATTGAACGACAGGTGTTTGAACCAGGGAGACCGGGTGAATTTGAAGTAACGGCCCATAGAGCTGAAGTAAAAATCTGCACTTGTGGTTGTCGGAATCAGGCTGAATTCCCGGAAGGTGTTACCGCTGCCGCACAATATGGCTCAGCCACACAGGCTATGGCCGTCTATCTTAACCAATACCATTTCCTGCCTTTTAAGCGCGTGTCAGAGTATTTTAATACTCTCTATAAAATGAGTGTAAGTGCAGGCACTGTCGCCAATTTTGTGGCCAGAACCTATGAAAATCTGGCTTCTACTGAAGAGGTTATTCGTGACGCCTTGCGGGAATCGTCTGTTGCCGGAGCCGATGAAACGGGTATGCGGGCCGAGGGCTCTTTGCACTGGCTACACGTTATGCGGGATGAACAATGGACGCTCTACTACTTGTCTGAAAAGCGAGGTCGTGAGGCCATGGACACGATGGGCATACTGCTAACATTTGCAGGCGTTCTGGTTCATGATCATTGGAAATCCTATTTTGCATATGCGGCAACTCACGTACTTTGCAATGCCCATCACCTGAGGGAGCTTTTGGGTGTTGTTGATAGGGACAGCAATCAACTGGCGTTGCGATTGATGAAGCTACTGAGGCTTTCCTGGCATTACTGCAAGGGCTTTAAGACCATAGGTATGCTACAGATGCCAAGTGTTGTCTGTGAACGAATCGAGAAGATTTATGACCGGTTGCTTCAGCGGGCTCTAATGAAAGAAGTCGTCTATATGGAGAAGCAACGAGAGGAGCTTAAGCGCAAGAAAGTCAAGAATACTAAAGCTTACAATCTCTTCAAACGACTCACTGAGTTCAAGGCTGAGACACTGCGCTTCATGTCAGATTTTACCATTCCCTTCGATAACAATGGCAGTGAGCGGGATGTTCGAATGGCCAAGTTAAAGCAGAAAATCTCAGGCTGCTTCAGGAGTGCAGACGGTGGTTCTATGTTTGCACGGATTCGCAGCTATTTGTCGTCTGCCAGAAAACAGGGAATGGACATATATCAATCACTTCATAGAGCTGTTCGGAATTACTGTAATATGCCTTTGCTCAGTGCTGAATAG
- a CDS encoding type II toxin-antitoxin system HicA family toxin yields MEKLKDNPKTFPWKDVVRLLTALGYQKEEMSGSRVRFYHKSNKHMLRFHRPHPENHLKGGALKDLIEALNQQDYFS; encoded by the coding sequence TTGGAAAAACTGAAGGACAACCCGAAAACCTTTCCCTGGAAAGATGTGGTCAGGCTTCTCACGGCACTGGGTTACCAGAAGGAAGAGATGTCAGGTTCGCGGGTACGCTTTTATCATAAATCGAATAAACATATGCTTCGCTTTCACCGGCCTCACCCGGAAAACCATCTCAAAGGAGGCGCTTTGAAAGACCTGATTGAAGCATTGAACCAGCAGGATTATTTTTCATGA
- a CDS encoding deaminase gives MTFKNNLLQSTDTIYMEMAHSLAKLSKCVRLQVGCLLVKDGRVLSTGVNGTPSGYINCNEADYEEHHAWSLRHEIHAELNAVIWAARLGTPIEGATAYVTHSPCDQCTKNLLAAGIQRIVYDIQYDRNPQEELSRFCRENGVAIEQVTINKS, from the coding sequence ATGACTTTTAAAAACAATCTATTACAGTCTACCGATACCATCTACATGGAGATGGCCCACTCTCTGGCCAAACTATCAAAGTGTGTGCGCCTGCAGGTGGGCTGCCTGCTGGTCAAGGATGGACGAGTCCTCTCCACGGGAGTTAATGGCACACCATCGGGCTACATCAATTGTAATGAAGCCGACTACGAAGAACACCACGCCTGGTCGCTTCGTCATGAGATTCATGCTGAACTCAACGCGGTTATCTGGGCAGCAAGGCTGGGCACCCCCATTGAAGGAGCTACCGCTTATGTGACCCACAGCCCCTGTGATCAGTGCACCAAGAACCTGTTAGCGGCGGGAATCCAGCGCATCGTTTACGATATCCAGTATGACCGCAACCCTCAGGAAGAACTATCCCGGTTCTGTCGGGAAAACGGAGTCGCTATCGAGCAGGTCACCATTAACAAATCGTAG
- the metH gene encoding methionine synthase: MLQATPHQKKAFSDLQQLLEKRILILDGAMGTMIQGYKPGEADYRGERFASHACDVKGNNDLLVLTQPEMIQQIHREYLAAGADILETNTFNATAIAMADYQMEDLVPEINREAARLAREVADEFTRANPDKPRFVAGVLGPTNKTASISPDVNNPGYRNTSFNELVTAYQQAATALIEGGADILLIETIFDTLNAKAAIYAVRDLFSQLGFSLPIMISGTITDASGRTLSGQTTEAFWNAVEHAQPISVGLNCALGASELRPYLEELSNCAGTWISAHPNAGLPNAFGEYDQSPDEMAEIVAEFARSGLVNIIGGCCGTSPAHIKAIAEKVADIPRRAIPVNPVACRLSGLEPFTIDRDSLFVNVGERCNVTGSARFKRLIIEEDYHTALDVARDQVDNGAQIIDINMDEGMLDAKSAMTTFLNLVASEPDISRVPVMVDSSKWEVIEAGLQCIQGKGIVNSISLKEGEDIFRRQARLCRHYGAAVVVMAFDEQGQADTEARKIEICQRSYDILVNEVGFPPQDIIFDPNIFAVATGIDEHNNYAVDFINAVQYIREHLPYAMSSGGVSNVSFSFRGNNPVREAIHAVFLYHAIKAGLTMGIVNAGQLAIYEAIPEALKDKVEDVILNRSAHGTEALLAIADQYREGGSSGKKEEDLAWREWPVNQRLEHALVKGITTWIVEDTEVARLEASRPIEVIEGPLMDGMNVVGDLFGAGKMFLPQVVKSARVMKQAVAHLVPFIEQQRAGEESVNSARSNGKILLATVKGDVHDIGKNIVGVVLACNNFEVIDLGVMVPCETILTTAVEQDVDIIGLSGLITPSLDEMVHVASEMQRQGIKRPLMIGGATTSRAHTAVKIEPRFQDDLAIYVTDASRSVGISTRLISESLKPTLIKETRSEYEKIRIRHEKRSNKRALLTYQEALDNAFKPDWSRYQPPVPTFTGVRVFDDVPLDELVDYIDWTPFFITWDLAGKFPAILEDEVVGEAATSLYQDARQMLDKLINEQLISARAAIGFWPANQVNHDDLAIYSDETRSDVKATLHHLRQQGPKPEDKPNYSLSDYVAPESSGLPDYVGGFVVTAGIGADELARQYEEAGDDYNSIMVKALADRLAEAFAECLHEKVRKEYWGYASNEQFSNEELIKEKYAGIRPAPGYPACPDHTEKATLFALLNGEDNTGVSLTEHFAMMPAASVSGWYFSHPEAKYFGLGKIGKDQLAVYAERKGWPLDKAERWIRPNLADQT; this comes from the coding sequence ATGCTGCAAGCTACACCACACCAAAAAAAAGCCTTCTCTGATTTGCAACAACTGCTGGAAAAAAGGATTCTTATTCTTGATGGTGCCATGGGTACCATGATCCAGGGCTATAAACCAGGGGAAGCTGACTATCGTGGTGAACGCTTTGCCAGTCATGCCTGTGATGTAAAAGGCAATAATGACCTTCTGGTGCTGACTCAGCCGGAGATGATTCAACAGATCCACCGGGAGTACCTTGCAGCCGGTGCCGACATTCTGGAAACCAACACCTTTAATGCCACTGCCATCGCCATGGCGGATTACCAGATGGAAGATCTGGTACCGGAAATCAACCGTGAAGCCGCACGGCTTGCCCGTGAAGTCGCTGATGAATTCACCCGGGCGAACCCGGATAAACCCCGTTTTGTGGCAGGTGTTCTTGGCCCAACCAACAAAACCGCTTCCATTTCCCCGGATGTCAACAATCCCGGCTACAGGAATACCAGCTTCAATGAACTGGTAACCGCTTATCAGCAGGCCGCAACCGCATTGATTGAAGGCGGCGCGGATATCCTGTTGATTGAAACCATTTTTGATACATTGAATGCCAAAGCCGCCATTTATGCCGTTCGTGACCTGTTTAGCCAGCTGGGTTTCTCCCTGCCGATCATGATTTCCGGTACCATAACCGATGCGTCTGGTCGAACCCTGTCGGGTCAGACGACGGAAGCCTTCTGGAACGCGGTGGAACATGCCCAGCCAATATCCGTTGGATTGAATTGTGCCCTGGGGGCCAGTGAGTTACGTCCGTATCTTGAAGAACTGTCGAATTGCGCAGGCACCTGGATAAGCGCTCACCCTAATGCTGGCCTGCCCAATGCTTTTGGTGAATATGACCAGAGCCCGGATGAGATGGCAGAGATTGTCGCCGAGTTTGCCCGCTCCGGTCTGGTCAATATTATTGGTGGCTGCTGTGGTACCTCACCGGCACACATTAAAGCCATTGCCGAGAAGGTTGCTGACATTCCCCGTCGAGCCATTCCGGTTAATCCGGTGGCCTGTCGTTTAAGTGGCCTGGAGCCGTTTACTATCGATCGCGACTCACTGTTCGTCAATGTCGGTGAACGCTGTAACGTGACCGGTTCCGCCCGCTTCAAACGGCTGATTATTGAGGAAGATTACCACACAGCCCTGGATGTAGCCCGTGATCAGGTGGACAACGGTGCCCAGATTATCGACATCAACATGGATGAAGGGATGCTGGACGCCAAAAGTGCCATGACCACATTCCTCAATCTGGTAGCTTCCGAGCCGGATATTTCCAGAGTTCCAGTAATGGTGGACTCCTCTAAATGGGAGGTCATCGAAGCAGGACTGCAATGCATTCAGGGCAAGGGTATTGTCAACTCCATCAGCCTGAAAGAGGGTGAAGACATTTTCCGCAGGCAAGCCCGCCTTTGTCGCCATTATGGTGCAGCCGTGGTTGTAATGGCCTTTGATGAACAGGGTCAGGCGGATACCGAAGCCAGGAAAATAGAAATATGCCAGCGTTCCTACGATATTCTGGTCAACGAGGTTGGTTTCCCGCCCCAGGATATTATTTTTGACCCCAATATTTTTGCGGTGGCCACCGGTATTGATGAGCATAATAACTACGCCGTCGATTTCATCAATGCGGTTCAGTACATTCGAGAGCATCTGCCCTATGCCATGAGCTCAGGCGGTGTCAGCAATGTCTCCTTCTCTTTCCGGGGCAACAACCCGGTTCGGGAAGCCATTCACGCCGTCTTTCTTTACCATGCCATCAAGGCCGGACTGACCATGGGCATTGTCAATGCCGGCCAGCTGGCGATCTATGAAGCCATTCCCGAAGCGCTGAAAGACAAGGTTGAAGACGTCATTCTCAACCGTTCAGCCCATGGGACTGAAGCACTGCTGGCCATTGCGGATCAGTACCGCGAAGGTGGTTCATCCGGTAAGAAAGAGGAAGATCTGGCCTGGCGGGAATGGCCCGTTAACCAACGTCTTGAACATGCACTGGTCAAAGGCATTACCACCTGGATCGTTGAAGATACCGAAGTGGCCAGGCTAGAAGCCAGCCGCCCGATTGAGGTAATTGAAGGCCCACTGATGGATGGCATGAACGTGGTGGGCGACCTGTTTGGTGCCGGCAAGATGTTTTTGCCCCAGGTGGTGAAAAGTGCGAGGGTTATGAAGCAGGCGGTGGCTCACCTTGTGCCCTTTATTGAACAACAGAGAGCTGGAGAGGAGAGCGTCAACAGTGCCCGCTCCAACGGCAAGATTCTGCTGGCGACCGTAAAAGGTGACGTACATGACATTGGCAAAAACATTGTCGGTGTGGTTCTGGCCTGCAATAACTTCGAGGTTATTGACCTCGGGGTCATGGTTCCCTGTGAAACCATTTTGACCACCGCAGTGGAACAAGACGTTGATATCATCGGGCTCAGTGGCCTGATCACCCCATCACTGGATGAAATGGTTCATGTCGCCAGTGAAATGCAGCGTCAGGGCATCAAACGCCCACTGATGATTGGCGGAGCCACCACATCACGGGCGCATACCGCCGTTAAAATTGAGCCCCGGTTCCAGGATGATCTCGCCATCTATGTCACTGATGCGTCACGCAGTGTGGGGATTTCAACCCGGCTGATAAGTGAGTCTCTAAAGCCCACCCTGATCAAAGAGACCCGTTCCGAGTATGAAAAAATCCGGATTCGTCACGAGAAACGCAGCAACAAACGGGCCCTCCTCACTTATCAGGAAGCATTGGATAATGCCTTCAAACCGGACTGGTCCCGTTACCAGCCACCGGTTCCAACATTTACCGGCGTGAGAGTGTTTGATGACGTCCCGCTGGATGAACTGGTCGATTACATCGACTGGACTCCGTTTTTTATCACCTGGGATCTGGCCGGCAAGTTCCCGGCCATCCTGGAAGATGAAGTGGTCGGTGAAGCGGCCACCAGCCTTTATCAGGATGCACGTCAGATGCTGGATAAGCTGATCAATGAACAGTTGATCAGTGCAAGGGCAGCGATTGGCTTCTGGCCTGCCAACCAGGTGAATCATGATGACCTGGCCATCTACAGTGATGAAACCAGAAGCGACGTCAAAGCAACACTGCACCATCTCCGCCAGCAAGGACCAAAACCGGAGGACAAGCCTAATTACAGCCTATCTGACTATGTGGCACCGGAATCGTCCGGTTTGCCAGACTATGTGGGCGGTTTTGTGGTAACGGCAGGTATTGGTGCAGATGAACTGGCCAGGCAATATGAAGAAGCGGGTGACGACTACAACAGCATCATGGTCAAGGCACTGGCAGACCGTCTGGCGGAAGCATTTGCTGAATGCCTGCATGAAAAAGTAAGAAAAGAGTACTGGGGCTACGCGTCCAATGAGCAGTTCAGTAATGAAGAGCTGATCAAGGAGAAATACGCCGGCATTCGTCCAGCACCCGGTTACCCTGCATGCCCCGACCATACGGAGAAAGCCACACTGTTTGCTCTGCTCAACGGTGAAGACAATACTGGCGTGTCACTTACCGAGCACTTTGCCATGATGCCTGCGGCCAGTGTCAGTGGCTGGTATTTCTCCCATCCAGAAGCGAAGTATTTCGGACTGGGTAAAATCGGTAAAGACCAGCTGGCTGTGTACGCTGAACGTAAAGGCTGGCCCTTAGATAAAGCTGAACGCTGGATCCGGCCCAATCTTGCCGATCAGACCTGA
- a CDS encoding IS4 family transposase produces MTCFDRSELLSMAEQLGFTIRQRDIRPLDFILSLIDALAGDGNCDTQADLHRKFNELTGLNVSYRSWANQAKKDALPTLILWLWVQCLEIFSRKVMAFDEDSPFSEFEHILIQDGSSQAVYDALKEAFPGRFSTVSPAAVELHTTMDLLTNNLVRVQLTEDTRSERDCLPPLPTSMAYILMLMDAGYFELELFAAIDDREGSFICKAPQSINPTILSAVREDGKNLNRYKGQKLKDVLSGFPKDQCLDLDVEWPGFKAWPFRLVVRWNDKKQKWVFVVTNLNRVEFTLSDVLQAYRLRWQIELIFKEIKSYSGWHRFNTKSATLVFSLILMSFVVVTLKRYLAHAAQANLCESGSIEEISTHKVMKSGTHLFGNVISSLMNAGKSLVSCIKKLLDFWGNNAKREHPARDGCSGRTRLGFCAVGGA; encoded by the coding sequence TTGACCTGTTTCGACCGGTCAGAACTCCTAAGTATGGCGGAACAGCTTGGTTTTACTATACGACAGCGAGATATCCGTCCTTTGGATTTTATCCTCTCACTGATCGATGCCCTCGCTGGTGATGGAAACTGCGATACCCAGGCGGATCTACACCGTAAATTTAACGAGTTGACGGGGCTGAATGTCTCTTATCGTTCTTGGGCAAATCAAGCTAAAAAGGACGCGCTGCCTACTCTTATCCTGTGGCTATGGGTGCAGTGTCTGGAAATATTTTCCCGCAAAGTCATGGCGTTTGATGAAGACAGTCCATTTTCAGAGTTTGAGCACATTCTGATTCAGGACGGTTCGTCACAAGCTGTCTATGATGCCCTGAAAGAAGCATTTCCCGGCAGGTTCTCAACGGTCAGTCCTGCTGCCGTCGAGCTTCATACGACAATGGATCTTCTCACCAACAACCTGGTGCGGGTGCAGCTGACTGAAGATACCCGTTCAGAAAGAGACTGTCTGCCACCACTGCCAACATCCATGGCCTATATCCTGATGCTAATGGATGCCGGTTATTTTGAGCTGGAACTCTTTGCCGCTATTGATGACAGGGAGGGTTCTTTTATCTGCAAGGCACCTCAGAGTATCAACCCGACGATACTCAGCGCGGTACGGGAGGATGGCAAGAATCTCAATCGCTACAAAGGACAAAAACTGAAGGATGTACTGTCTGGCTTCCCCAAAGACCAGTGCCTCGACCTGGATGTAGAATGGCCGGGATTCAAAGCCTGGCCATTCCGCTTGGTTGTCCGCTGGAATGACAAAAAACAGAAGTGGGTTTTCGTTGTGACCAACCTGAACCGGGTGGAGTTCACCTTGAGTGATGTGCTCCAGGCCTATCGTCTACGGTGGCAGATAGAGCTGATTTTCAAAGAGATCAAATCCTATTCAGGGTGGCATCGTTTTAACACCAAATCAGCGACACTGGTGTTTAGCCTGATTCTGATGTCCTTTGTGGTTGTGACGTTGAAAAGGTACCTTGCCCATGCTGCACAGGCGAACCTCTGTGAAAGTGGGAGCATTGAGGAAATCTCGACGCACAAGGTGATGAAAAGTGGGACTCACCTGTTTGGTAATGTGATTTCATCGTTGATGAATGCAGGAAAGTCATTGGTCTCATGCATTAAAAAGCTACTGGACTTCTGGGGAAATAATGCGAAACGAGAACACCCTGCACGGGATGGTTGTTCAGGGCGTACAAGATTAGGCTTCTGTGCAGTGGGTGGAGCTTAA
- a CDS encoding MT-A70 family methyltransferase, producing the protein MTELAFHAIADIFPLMDGQPLADLTDDIKQHGLREPIWLYDGQILDGRNRYRACLAAGVEPVFADYQDDDPVGFVVSLNLHRRHLNKGQKAISAGKAADAKKEDNLKRGSEGQIRPSGKTTISEAAKQFDVGSTTVKSAKQVLKTGTERLAQRVVEDKVSVSTAADIATLPPNEQDIIVSLGEKAILMAAKEIRQKKAIERQEANNRIRQQALTTPPPDGQYRCIVIDPPWPMQKIERDLHPEQTPELDYPVMTLEDISDIDLPAADQCHLYLWTTQRFIWCAKDLLTHWGFKHLAIQVWHKNGGFQPAGLPQYNCEFVLIGRKGGLEFMTTKNFPLCFDAPRREHSRKPDAFYDLVRRVSPGPRIDMFSREKREGFEQHGVEIDVF; encoded by the coding sequence ATGACTGAACTGGCCTTTCACGCCATTGCGGATATTTTTCCGCTGATGGACGGGCAGCCGCTGGCTGACCTGACTGATGACATCAAACAACACGGTTTGCGCGAACCGATCTGGTTGTATGATGGGCAGATACTGGATGGGCGCAACCGGTACCGGGCATGTCTGGCGGCCGGGGTGGAGCCGGTGTTTGCGGATTACCAGGATGATGACCCGGTCGGGTTTGTGGTGTCGCTGAATTTGCATCGGCGGCATTTGAATAAAGGACAAAAAGCCATTTCCGCTGGTAAAGCTGCGGATGCAAAGAAAGAAGACAATTTGAAACGGGGTTCCGAAGGACAAATTCGTCCTTCGGGAAAAACCACAATATCAGAGGCTGCAAAACAGTTTGATGTAGGTTCTACAACAGTTAAGTCTGCAAAACAGGTATTAAAAACCGGTACAGAAAGACTGGCGCAAAGAGTAGTAGAAGATAAAGTCAGCGTCAGCACCGCCGCCGACATCGCCACCCTGCCACCCAACGAACAGGACATCATCGTCAGCCTGGGTGAAAAAGCCATACTGATGGCGGCCAAAGAGATCCGTCAGAAAAAAGCCATAGAACGACAAGAGGCCAATAACCGTATCCGCCAGCAAGCGCTGACCACACCACCGCCGGATGGCCAGTACCGCTGCATCGTCATCGATCCGCCCTGGCCAATGCAGAAGATTGAACGTGACCTGCACCCGGAACAGACTCCGGAGCTGGATTACCCGGTGATGACGCTGGAGGATATTTCTGACATTGATCTGCCGGCTGCTGACCAGTGCCACCTTTATTTGTGGACCACACAGCGCTTTATCTGGTGCGCCAAAGACCTCCTGACGCACTGGGGATTCAAACACCTGGCGATTCAGGTCTGGCATAAAAACGGCGGGTTTCAGCCCGCAGGCTTGCCGCAATACAACTGTGAATTTGTATTGATCGGCAGAAAGGGTGGGCTGGAATTCATGACCACCAAAAACTTCCCGTTGTGTTTTGACGCACCACGAAGAGAGCATTCACGAAAGCCGGATGCATTCTATGACCTGGTCAGGCGGGTCAGTCCGGGGCCGCGCATTGATATGTTCAGCCGTGAAAAGCGTGAAGGGTTTGAACAGCACGGAGTAGAAATTGATGTTTTCTGA
- a CDS encoding type II toxin-antitoxin system HicB family antitoxin: MTQYFNYKGYQGTVEPQIEDGTLYGKLAFIGDLVTYEADTMITLEQEFRRSVDDYLADCAALGKEPDKPFKGVLNVRLGAELHRKIGLLVNNRRGKSVNAFICDAVREKLSRIDTEDTLHHHR, from the coding sequence ATGACCCAGTATTTTAACTACAAAGGGTATCAGGGCACCGTTGAACCGCAGATTGAAGACGGCACGCTGTATGGCAAGCTGGCGTTTATCGGTGACCTGGTGACCTATGAGGCGGACACAATGATAACCCTGGAGCAGGAATTTCGGCGCTCAGTGGACGATTACCTGGCGGATTGCGCTGCACTGGGCAAAGAACCCGACAAGCCATTCAAGGGAGTACTGAATGTTCGCCTGGGTGCAGAGCTTCACCGAAAGATTGGATTACTGGTCAATAATCGCCGTGGCAAATCGGTCAACGCCTTTATCTGTGACGCCGTCCGGGAAAAACTGAGTCGTATTGACACTGAAGATACCCTCCACCATCACCGGTAG